The Helianthus annuus cultivar XRQ/B chromosome 16, HanXRQr2.0-SUNRISE, whole genome shotgun sequence genome includes a window with the following:
- the LOC110915376 gene encoding uncharacterized protein LOC110915376 isoform X2 yields MRVFYKQFIGLDSTGIKLVAIATDYKTSDVFEIIRKSDDPSLVRIKAPNGSFLQAKTQDLVTADSKGDGQWQDDDPSVFEMTIAQRLQGEYQVTHGYGPSKAPQIMNAGENL; encoded by the exons ATGCGGGTGTTTTACAAGCAATTTATAGGACTTGACTCAACCGGAATCAAGTTGGTCGCTATTGCAACAGATTATAAAACATCAGATGTTTTCGAGATTATTAGAAAATCTGATGATCCAAGCCTTGTTCGGATTAAAGCACCAAATGGGTCCTTCTTGCAG GCGAAAACTCAAGATCTTGTGACCGCTGATTCTAAAGGTGATGGGCAATGGCAAGACGATGATCCTTCAGTTTTCGAGATGACGATAGCGCAAAGATTGCAAGGAGAGTACCAAGTGACTCATGGTTATGGTCCTTCAAAAGCGCCACAAATCATGAAT GCTGGAGAAAACCTTTAA
- the LOC110915376 gene encoding uncharacterized protein LOC110915376 isoform X1 codes for MRVFYKQFIGLDSTGIKLVAIATDYKTSDVFEIIRKSDDPSLVRIKAPNGSFLQAKTQDLVTADSKGDGQWQDDDPSVFEMTIAQRLQGEYQVTHGYGPSKAPQIMNLCVAGWRKPLKFQKRLQVVFQLCLKLKN; via the exons ATGCGGGTGTTTTACAAGCAATTTATAGGACTTGACTCAACCGGAATCAAGTTGGTCGCTATTGCAACAGATTATAAAACATCAGATGTTTTCGAGATTATTAGAAAATCTGATGATCCAAGCCTTGTTCGGATTAAAGCACCAAATGGGTCCTTCTTGCAG GCGAAAACTCAAGATCTTGTGACCGCTGATTCTAAAGGTGATGGGCAATGGCAAGACGATGATCCTTCAGTTTTCGAGATGACGATAGCGCAAAGATTGCAAGGAGAGTACCAAGTGACTCATGGTTATGGTCCTTCAAAAGCGCCACAAATCATGAAT TTGTGTGTTGCAGGCTGGAGAAAACCTTTAAAGTTTCAGAAAAGGCTACAGGTTGTGTTTCAATTGTGTCTGAAATTGAAGAATTGA